The genomic window ATTACCCCTCCAGGCACATCAGAAGTGACTAAAACCTCAGCAAAAGAAACAGCACATAAAGGTTTATTTTCAGAAGCAAGCACTATGCAAGTATTGCCACCGGCAATCGCAGGTGCTACTACTGAAACCAATCCCAGCAAAGAAGTTTTTTCAGATGCAATAATTGCAACCACGCCAGTTGGTTCAGGAACTGAAAAATTAAAATGAGAGGAAGCAACAGGATTTACAGAACTGTAAATCTGTGTAAACTTATCGCACCATCCAGCATAATAAACAAGCCTGTCAATGGCAAGATCAACCTCAACTTCTGCAGCTTTGTTAGTTCCTCCCTGAAAAACGATTTCAGAAATGAATTGCGCTTTCCTTCCTTCCAGCATTTCAGCAATTCTGTATAAAATCTGGCTGCGATTAAAAGCAGATCTGTTACTCCAATCACCAAAGGCTTTGCGCGCTTCAACTACTGCATTTCTAAAATCCTTTCTTGAAGAAAGACAAATGTTCGCTAAATGCTTCCCCTGCTTGTTTTCTAAAGGATAAAACCTTCCTGATTCAGTTCTTGGGAATTTTCCTCCAATATATATTTTATATGTTTTTAAGATTTCCAATCGCTTCATCACTGAATTTGAGTAAATAGAGAATTTCAAAGATATAATAAATAGGTTATTTCTGCCTAATAAAACCAACAAAAAAACTTCTTGAATTTGGTGTATACCTAAGCAATATTTAAAAAAGAGGTTAAATTAATTGCCCAAATTCATCACCACAAATAGGATTAAACCTCTAAATAAGCTGCTAAACCATGTAAACCGCCCTCTCTGCCAAATCCACTTTCTTTGTATCCTCCAAAAGGGGACACAGGATCGAATTTGTTATACGTATTTGCCCAAACAACCCCGGCCCTTAATTTGCTTGTAAGGTTAAAAACTTTTGATCCTTTATCTGTCCAAACTCCTGCTGAAAGTCCATAAGGAGTATTGTTTGCTTTTTCAATAACTTCTTCAATGGTTCGGAAAGTTTGAACGGCCAACACAGGGCCAAAAATTTCCTCCTGAACAATTCTGTGTGACTGGCTGGCATTTAAAAAAAGGGTTGGTTTACACCAAAATCCTTTTTTGGGAACAGAACAGGAGGGTTGATAAAACTCAGCTCCTTCATCCTTACCAATTTTTAAATATTTATTAATGGTGTTGAGTTGTTCTTTAGAATTAATAGCTCCAATGTCCGTGTTTTTATCTAGAGGATCACCTACAATCAGGGTATTCATCCTGTCTTTTAGTTTTAAAATAACTTTTTCAGCCACATTTTCCTGCACAAACAATCTGGATCCGGCACAACATACATGCCCCTGGTTAAAGAATATTCCATTGATAATCCCTTCAACGGCCTGATCAATAGGAGCGTCTTCAAAAATTATATTTGCAGCTTTTCCACCAAGTTCCATGGTTGATCTTTTGCCGGTTCCTGCAATGGCTTTTTGTATGCTTTTACCCACATTGGTAGATCCTGTAAAGGCAATTTTATTAATTCCGGGATGATTAACAAGTGCGGCCCCTGTTTTTCCAGCTCCTGTAATAATATTAACTACTCCATCCGGCAGGCCTGACTCCTGAATAATCTCTGCCAGTATAAGTGCTGTTAATGGAGTGGTTTCAGCGGGTTTTAAAACAAGTGTATTTCCTGTTGCAAGGGCAGGTGCAATTTTCCAGGCAGCCATTAAAAGCGGGAAATTCCATGGAATAATTTGTCCTGCAACCCCTATTGATTTAGGATTTTTACCTGGAAAAGCATACTCTAATTTATCTGCCCATCCTGCATAATAAAAGAAATGATTTGCCGCCAATGGAATATCAATATCCCTGGATTCGCGAATTGTCTTTCCTGAATCAAGAGTTTCAACTACTGCCAATTCCCTGGCTCTCTCTTGTATTAATCGCGCAATTCTATATATATATTTACCTCTTTCCTTGGAAGGCATTTTACTCCAAACTTTCTCGTATGCAACACGTGCCGCTTTTACTGCTTTGTCCACATCCTCATCAGTAGCCTCTGCTACATCGGCTAGTTTTTCCTCAGTTGCCGGGTTTATAGTTGTGAAATATTTTCCTTTAACCGGATTTACAAACTTTCCATTAATGAACAGTTGATATTGTTTTTTTATATTTATATGATCTGTACTTTCCGGGGCTGGCTCGTATGCCCAGGTTGAAGTAAAGTCTAATACCGGTTTTTTACTCATTTCAATTGTTTTATTTTTTTAAACATTTAAATTGTATGCTTAATTTGATTTTTTTTGAAAAAATGATCCTAATTAAACTAATTATAATAAATCTGATAAAATATCAGTCTTTAGAAAAATAATCCCCGCTTTGATAAGCTCCCGTTTCTTCCTTTGCTAATTGCATCAATATATCATTCGCTAAACTACTGGCGCCAAATCGGAACCATTCATTTGACAGCCAGGCATTGCCAAGAGTTTCCTTAACCATTACCAGATTTTGCAAAGCGGCTTTAGCAGTAGAAATTCCACCTGCTGGTTTCATTCCAACCATTTTACCTGTTGAATAATAAAAATCGCGAATGGCCTCAAGCATTACTAAAGTAACAGGCATTGTAGCTGCCGGAGAAATTTTTCCTGTTGAAGTTTTTATAAAATCCGCTCCTGCATACATGGCAATTTCACTCGCTTTTCTTACAGCATCAAGGGAACTTAACTCACCGGTTTCAAGTATAACCTTAAGTCTTGCATGTGCACATGCTTCTTTAATGGCAATAATTTCATCAAATACAAAATTGTAATTTCCCATTAAAAACGCCCCTCTTGATATTACCATATCCACTTCATCTGCTCCATTTTCTACAGCATACCTTGTATCCGCTAATTTAATTTCCAGAGTAGATTGTCCTGATGGAAAAGCAGTGGCAACGGATGCAACCTTTATGGCAGTGCCTTTTAAAGCATCTTTTGCTGTTTTTACAAAAGTTGGATAAACACATACAGCAGCAACACATGGAATTCCAGTCATGACATCATGCATATGGGCTGCTTTATAGCACATTTGCCTTACTTTCCCCTCTGTATCCTTTCCCTCCAAAGTAGTAAGGTCAATCATATTCATTGCCATTTTTAAACCTGCAACCTTTGCTGATTTTTTAAGGCTTCGTGTATTAAACCGAGCAACCCTTTCTTCTACACCTACTTGATCTATACTCTGAGACTTGGTGAAATCAAGCATTTCAACTATCCTGCGCTTATCTGTTTTCATTGTCATTGGTTAATCAGCTGGAAAGATAGGAAATTTAGAAATAAATCCATTTATAGAAATCAATGAAATACAAAAAAGAGTAAAAGAAATTTTAAAAATTTGCTTGTTCAATTAAATTATTTTCAAAGAATTTAATCTCATTTATAAACAAAAACAATTGGCAGGGTCTGATAAACGGGAACAACTACATTTCTTTGTTTTCCAGGTTTTATATTAAGCCTGCTCAAAGATGAGCAGGCTTGGAAAATTATCTTCTGCTAAATTTAAAAGGCAGAGTATATGCAACAGTTACAGGCTTTCCCCTTTGTTTGCCAGGGCTAAAAACCGGGAAAGATTCAATTACCCTTATTGCTTCATCGTCAAGTCCCTTTACACCCCTTGCAATGGAAATGTTTTTTGTTTTTCCATCAGGACCTATAGTAAAACTAACATATACAGTGCCTGTAATACCTGCATCAAAAGACATTTGAGGATATTTTGTGTTTTTGAACAGAAACTGCTGAATCTTTTCATCCGTACACATTTTTCTCTGGTCAAAATCTACAATACTTTCACAACCAGGAAAAGAGGGCATTTCTTCAACAATTCGAAAAAATTCCACCTCGTCAATACTTTCCACCTCTGGAATAATTTCAACATATGTTGTTTGATCGGATTCTGTGCTATTTATTTCCACTTGCTTTTCAATTGCAATTTCATTATCAACCAATACCAATTCAATTATTACTGGAGGAGCAGGAGGCAATGGGATTTCAGGAATTGTTATTGGTATCATTTCCTCCTCTGCATGGTTAATAAGTAATTCACCAAGGCCAGAGGAATTTCCTTCATAACTTTTCCATTCTAAGGCCATTAATACTAATGAAATTGAAATTACAAGACCTATTTTAAGAAACATGGGCTTCTTTTTTTCGAGATCTACCTGAGAATTTTTCTTTAATTCCATATATGATTTATTTAGGGGGTTACAAATTAAAGCCGCTCCAAAATTATCCTTGCACATTCAATAACAAATTCAAGAAGAAACAAAAAATGAATCTTTAAATTTTTACTATTTTAGTGTGTAAAGATCAAATCATATATTTAGTGTTTTATAGAAAGGTTAAAAAAATAGTAATTGTACTAATTTTAAAATTTCGAGAACCCTAAAAAAATCAAGGTTGAATAAATTTCTTTAACTTGTATTACGAAAAACTAAAAGAAACAGTTTCTAAAAAAGGTGTTTTTATATCTAAAGTGAAACTTTTAAGCAATTCAAAGTAAAAACACAATTAGGCCTTTGCCAAAAACGATGCGTCTTTTGCGGAAATTCCAATCATTTCTCTTTAAAGAGGCTCATTAAATAAATATATAAAGCCCAGGAATAAGGTTAAGTTAAACAAAAAAAAGCGTCTGTTCAAAATTGAACAGACGCTTAAAATTTCTATTAAATCTAAAGGCTTATTTTAAAACAAATCTTATTGGCAAATTGTATTGAACTGATACTGCCTTTCCTCTTTGTTTACCAGGAGACCATGCAGGCATTTTTTGAACTACGCGTACTGCTTCATCATCCAATCCTTTCACTCCCCTTAATATTTTAACATCCTTTACTTTACCGTCAGATCCAATAACAAAAGTAACATAAACTGTTCCTTGAATACCTGCATCCTTAGCCATTTGAGGATATTTCATTTCATTACCCAGAAATTTAAACAATGCTTCTTCACCACCTGGAAAAGAGGGCATATTTTCAACTATCGTAAAAATTTCATTTTCAACAATTACCTCATCTTTTTGCACAATATCAACAAATGTTGATTGATCGGCTTCGGATTCCTTTATTTCAACTTCGTTTTTAATTACAACATCATCTTCCACTACTTGTAATTCTATAACTGCAGGAGGAGGAGGTGGGGGTGGTAACAATTCTGGCTGAGTTATAGGAATCATTTCTTCCTCTGTCTGGTCAATAACTAATTGGCCAAGATCCGCCAGGCTACCTTCGTAGCTTTTCCATTCTAAACCTATTAATACTAAACCAAGGGAAACAACAAGACCTATTTGAAGAAACAGGGATCTCTTTTTTTCAAGATCAGCATTAGGATTTTTCTTTAATTCCATTTTGAATTAATTTTAAGTCTTTAATATGCAAATATAAAAATTACGGTTGCTAAAATTACGGTTTTTATAGAATATTACACTATTTTATTCCACAAATAAATGTTGTTTGTATTATAAACAGTAAAGCTGCATTATTCAACACATTAACTCTGAATTCGTGATTTTATTTTCTGCCTTAAAAATCGTTTGAATTTACACTTAAATGAATTTTAAAAAAGTTTAGCGTAAATAAAATGCTTGAACATGTATTATTTTGCTTCTTATTTGGCTATTTATAACAGCAATTACAGGGTTTATTATAACATCGTTAAAGGTGAAATCCAAGAAACTTAATAAATTAGTTATTCGTTCGAACTAAACCTAAAGGTATTCTCTTTACCATAAATAACATAAAAAGTAATTAGCCCTAAAATGCTTCCGCTTAAATTGGCTATTACATCATAAACATCAGCATTGCGCTCGATAAATAACTGATCTTGCAAAACTTCTGTAATTATACTCAAGAAAAAGGCATATCCTAAAGCTAGTTTAATCGAGTTGTACCGGAGAGTTTTAAATGCAGGCTGAATTTTAAGTCCTTTTATGGAAAGAAGCACTAAAACCAAGAATAAAAAAGCATGTACAAATTTGTCAAAAGACAAGAGTTTCCATTTAATTGCATCGGGAAAATCAGAGCCAGGCAATCCGCATAAAACAAGAATGAACAGGGACCAGAAAATAGGGAAAAGATTCCATCGAATAAATACAATAAAACTACTCTTCATAACAAAATGAAAAACATTAACTCAAATAAATTTACAAAAATCAAGCCCCTATAACTTCCTTATATTGTGAAGCAGATAAAAGATCTTCCACTTCCGAATTATCAGAAAGTTTAATTTTAACCATCCAGCCTTCGCCATAAGGATCGTTATTAACCAGGTCTGGATTTGACTCAAGTGCTTCATTTACCTGGGTAATTTCACCGCTCAGGGGCATAAAAAGATCAGAAACTGTTTTTACAGCTTCCACTGAACCAAAAATCTCTTCTTTTTTAAAGGAATCTCCACTGTTAACCTCTACGTAAACAATGTCACCAAGTTCTTTTTGGGCAAAATCTGTGATGCCAATAGTTGCTGTATCACCTTGTATTTTTACCCATTCGTGATCTTTGGTGTATTTTAAATCTGCAGGAATATTCATTATTAAATTTGTTAAATATTTTACTAAGAGTGAATTTTAAAAGTTGTCAAAATTACATTTTTTTTAATTATATTCCTTTAAGAAAGTGTAAACCTTAAACTAATTCCTGCATTGGTGTTTGATGAAGGAAACGAGTTTGTAATTACTGGTGAGGTAAGTATTTTATCAAAGAATAAACGAAGATTAACCCTGGAGTTAAGCACATAATCTGCAGCTAATTTAATTGAAATAATTCGCTGGCCTCCGGTTGGTTGATGTAAATTATCATCTATTGACCTCATCATAATTCTATTGTCCCTTACCGATATATCTGCCCTGCAATTCAAATCACTTTGAACTTTTGTTTTTGTAGGACCTATTTTGAATGGGAAAGGAACATTTTTAAACCTATATCCAAAACCAACTATAACTTCATTCCCTTTGCTTTCCTGTAATCTGTTATCGGTAAAGTTAAAAGCAAGGTTCCTGTCACGTTTTAGTTCAATACGAGTAATTAAACTGTTGTGCCAGGTCATGTCCATATTTATTAAAGGACTGAATTGTTCTGTAATTGAAATTTGAGCAATCTGAAATTGAGGAATGTAATTATCATTGATATCCATTTTATCTGTATAACCTGGTCCTGCATTTTCTACAAAAAGCATATTGGTTGAATAGGAGCCAATATTGTATGAGGAGCGGTAAGCATGACTTAATGTAAATGACTTGAAATATTTTTTAAACAAGTCCAGTTTAGATAAACCATCATATGTTATCCTCCAGTTAGGCTTAGGTATTTTAGGCATAAGGCTGGTGGAAGCTGAATTAGCATCAGTGCCGGAATAAGCAGCAAGGAAAGCAGGAATTAATACATCCTGAGAAGTAGCACCATAACCTTCCCTGTAACCATCCTGGTTTACACCCACCGGAAGCCCTGTTTCTGCTTCCCTTTCATTTGCTAATTTGTTTGAAATTGCAATTCGGTTATCCATGAATTGCTGGAAAACAGGTGATGATCCATCTTCCAGATCCCTTATAAATGAAGTATTCCAACTCACATAAGACATGCTAAAGTTGCCAGTCTCCATGCGGCTTTCCCTTACAAATTCACCTAAATCATCATTCCACCTTATAAACTCCGAATTACTTTTACCAACGTTCCTTGTAACATTAAGCTCCAGGCGCAAATCTTTAAGAGGCTCTATATTCGTTCTTGCATTAAAGTTTTTACTGTTTGTTGTTGCATATGGTGTCATAAGCAATGATTCTTCCATAAGCCACCCCTCTCGCACAGCTCGCATTGCAAAACTTGTATCCTGGTGACCAGAAATAAAACCCCATCCTGGTGCATTGAAATTATCCATTCCAAGGAGTGTGGTTGGTTTAGAATAACCTGGCAAAATTGTTCCTGAATTGTCTGTATAAGTGAAAGATGCATTCTTTACACTCATTATCACTCTTGCTGATTGTTCGTAAATATTAAATTTATTCGGATCTTTTTCCTTTTCTTTTCCTTTTAAGCTATCTGGAAGGGCGGGCTTTGGAACAGGTGGCTTAGGAGCCTGGCGGGCACCTCCTTTTCCTGAATACTTTTGGTTGACTTTCTTTAAATAAGGTACTTTGTTATAAAGTGTTAAAAAATTAAACTGTCCGTTCCATTGTTCTGATCGTGAATTTTTAATTGTATTTCCAAGTTCATTGGCAGCAAAAGGGGCCCTCATCCAATCATATGTTCCTCCGATACGTGTAGTTAAATTAACCCAATCAGTGAGTGGAAATTTATTTATTGGCCAGGTATAATTCAAATTCATAGCATGGTTATACAAAACATTGGTTCCTAATTCTTTTAGACTTTGATTTATTGAATCCTTTTTTTCCTGGGTATCTATTTTACCGTCCGGCTCCATGATCCTTGCATTGTTGGTGGCAGTAAAATCAAATTTCAATGATTTGGTTATATCATGTCTTACTTCATACATCCTTGTCATTGTGAAGTTTTTATTAAAGGTGGGAGGTATTACATAATCAGCGAATCCACTGTTATTTCTTATCTGTACTTCGTTAAACATCCTGTCTAGGCTAGTAGAGAAGGACAGCCTGCTTGGCATTAAATTGAAATTAAAATCAGTGATGAGCTTAGCATATTTAGATTTATTAAGCAATTTAGATTTTGAAAAAGGCTTGATGTTTTTTGGCGAAGTGGAAAAACTATACATTACAGCACCACGATAAAGCTTGGTTTCATTGTATTCTGTATTAATGTCACGCTTAAATATTTCATTGTAAGAGTAGGTGAAGGATAAATTTTCCACATCATATATCCTGCTTTTAGAGGCTCCCTTGCCTTTTTCTTTTTTTACATTGGCAAAATTGATGCTTCGTCTGCGGGTGTAGTCCTGTACCGATTCCTTAATTGAATCCCTTACTGATTTATCATCGATTTTCAAAAGATCATCAAATTCAATATCCGGGTCATTTGGATGAAATTGGGGATTAATAAAACCTTCGGAATAACCAAGGAACATAGGGATACTTAAATTAAAATTCTCAGGTAAAAGTCTGCCCATTCTGAAATTACCAGAAAGATCATAGGATCTAATATCTGCCCTTTGTCTTTCACTGATCTTCTTTTCTATTGAACCAAAGCCAGGAGTACTCATATTTCCGGCAACGGTTACATCTCCAAAATCAGCAAGCTTTGCAGATACTCTTCCTGTAGTTGCCCATCCATTTCTTTTATCAAAATCCGAGAGCCTTAACTCATTCACCCATATTTCAACACACTTAGCAAAGCCATCATCACTGTCATCTGTTCCTTCTTTTTTAGGATTTCTAACCCCAATCATAATTGAACTGATTTCACTTAACTGAGGATTTCCCACTACAGCTAATACATGTTCCCCATTTTTTCGTGTATAAGGAATATTAAAAGGTACCTGGGCTGCATTTCTGTCCAGTTTAAGGGCTGTAAGCAATTCAAAAGGAAGATCAATTTCATTTATAAGCGGCCAAACTTTAATTCTATCTGCCTCCGAATCACCATTGTATTTACCAGGCGGGGTAACCACCAGGGGTATTTCATATTCGTAATAATTTTCATTGTAGTCTCTTCCCAATCTTACGAACAACCTTAAATCACCATCATTAAGTACTTGATTGTTTAATGCCTCTGCATGAACAAACATTTTTAGCTTTTTATAGGATCTTACATCAAAATTTGTATTTCTGTAAGCGGCCTTTGCATCTCCATCCTCAAGATCACAGGCTTTTAAAACCATTGATTGTTCATTTAATCTTCTTAATTGAGGGTTAGCAGCATCAATTACTCGGTCTATTCCAGGAGGCAAAATATAATTTACAGGAGTTTTCACTCCATTTTCTTCAATATTCACTGCTCCAACATCAAAAAGGGTGGAACCCGAAGCATCATCCGCAAGGTATTCACCTGGTGATCTAAGATCATAAAGATATTTTCGCCATTCTCCACGAACAAGTTCAAGTCTTCCAAAACGACAAATTACTGAATCTGTAAAACCTGTTAAAAACATTCTTACAAACCGTATAGAGGTAAAATCCTGAATCCCTCCAATTACTTTTTCCGGGTTACGAACAGGGATTTTAAACTGATACCAGTCCACATCAATTTGCTCTCCGTCTTTTGTTTTGCCTGATCCTGTTACTTTATCCGTTATGTAATTCTGTCCAACCACCATATCCTGTGGCCTTAAACTTACCTTGTACTGGTAATAACTTTCATTTGTACTTAATGTATTGTCACGATTTATGTCTTCAATGTTTGGAGATGGTGATGAAGCAGTTGGAAATGCTTCTGTTTCGTTTTGGCTTGTTTTGGAATTTCCTTCAACCCCATTAAACTCTTTATATCTTTCAAGAATATTTCTTTGATCATCATCTTGTGCAGTTCCCCTGAAGTATTTAAAATTATCTCCCGAAGGATCCTGTAATGCCTTTTGATAAGCCGGGCTATTAACTCCATATATACTGGCAATATTTGCAAGATAAATATTATCAAAAAAAGTTTTTTCATCCTCATCGGATAACCCATCATACCCAATATCTTGAAAAGGCCTTGCTTCCTCCTTGGTATCAAAAGCATTAACAAGGGACTGAAGAGAAGAAACCCGCCCCCATGCAGTGGTGTCAACATTGGTAACGCTAGCGGTTGTAGGCAATCCATGCTCAAAACTTTTTCGATCATCTCTTAATATATCCTCTGAAATGTTACCAAGATTGAAATATAAATCTCCTCCCGAATGTGTTGCTACCCCATTATCAGAATGAAAGGGGTCCATTACCCAAAACTGTATATATTCAATATTCGCAGTTTCGAAGTCATTCTGGTCAATCTTTCGCATAATACCCGCCCAACGACTTGCCGGATCATTCAATAATCCATTTTGATCAATACCAGCAGAATAAGCTGAGGGTTGAACATCATAATTATAAGGCCCTTTTTCATTTGGATAAAGTGCAAGGTCAAGAACAGGCATATTCATAACTTGCCCTTGAGGTGGAACCCTGTTAGGAAAAATTTCTGTTTCCAGAATCTCCCTCATATAATGATTGGATTGCATTTCAGAGCCTTTTATATGCGTAGGCGTTAAATTATTGTCTCTCCAAAACAAGGGGTCAATTGTATACCAGGCTAGCTTTGCCCTGTTAAAACCATATCTAAGGTCATTAACGAAATTCGCTTCTGGAAATAAATTTGTTTGCTTTTGAGGAGTACTAGCAAGGCTCCAGGCAAAACTAGATCGAATATCAATCACAGATTGGCTTCCTTCAAAATCATCAAGGTAAGAAACTCCTTCCTTGCCTATTGCCTTTGAATTACCCGGAATTAAATGAGCGAATTCTCCCTGAAAAGTAATTGTTGACATTTCTTTTGTAGCAAGAAATGGAAGCTTGTCTACTAATTTAGTTAGTATAGGAGCATCAGTGCGGTAGTTTGCATCAAGACCCCAAATGGTATTTGACATGGGTTCATCACCGAAATTTACTTTTTGGGTTAATGGTCTTTCTGTCAAATTCATTATAGTTGCACCTACAGTAAAATCATTGCTTATCTTATAGTCCAAATGAGTACCAAACAAGGATTTAGACTGAATTGCAAAAAGCTGGTTACTTTCAAGGGAAACCTTAATTGGAGTATTTGACTCCAAAAGACTTGCATTAATAATTTTCACCCTTCCTAAGGTATAATCAACTGTGTAGTCGGAACCTTCTACTAAAGTCGCTCCCCCTGCAGTAACTACAACTGAACCCTGTGGAACATTCATTGCATTAAGTGAAATTTCAGAACTACTGGTTGATTGATAGGAACCTTTTATTCTAAACCTATTAAGATCAGGCCTCTGTTGGGCAGCAATCTTGGTTGTATCGTAAAGGGGCTCAAAAACATATTTATTTGCAACTGTTTGCAAATTATCATCCCCACCTGTAATCTGCTTTCTCAAATGACTCCCAAAAGGTTCAATAACAGGAAAGTAAATTCTTCCGTTTTGTGGGTTAATTGTTCGTCCGGGTAAAAAATCAAAAACCCCATCTGAGGATGCATCTTCCTGAGCATTTAATCGGTCGAGCCCAAGAACCTGAATTAATGGCCTTCCCCTATATGCCCCTTCAGGTAAATAAGGGATGTTTATACCTTGCTCAATACTGTTATAAACAACATCCAATTTAAAGCCTTCCTTATTGACGCTATATGCACCAATGGAATAAATATTTTTCATCATTAAATCCCACAAAGGAATCTGAGTATTTAAATTAGTGCTTTTAAGTAACTTCAATACAAGTGCTTTTTCTCCATTTATACCATCTGTGGAAAACTCCCCTACTTGATAAATATCTGGAGAACCACCTACAGTATATTGAAAAGCCACAGAAAGAACCTGGTCAGGATTTAAGGTTTGATTAAGTGAAATAAATCCTAACTGAGGATGGAAAGTATATTCAGCAGGAGTTAACAATCTGGCTCCTTG from Bacteroidota bacterium includes these protein-coding regions:
- the sprA gene encoding cell surface protein SprA codes for the protein MKNSRNIIISALSAISFFTIAWVSNAEISPAEYLYALEAGDEKTEGQSILTLDDTIPNTKESEPLPFPFNDQSWDPFPSSGSNGSMYLKDPSNIQSEFSYDVETGNYNYEQKLGDRNYRSPVYMTFDEYVNYKMDKSTKDYWRQKIDAETIDKENPIIPKIHVGGEAFDRIFGGNIVDIKPQGTAELIFGVMSNRIDNPAIPERNRRQTAFDFNQKIQLNVVGNIGEKLKLTTSYNTEATFDFENQMKLEYTGYEDEIIKKIEAGNVNLPLTGSLITGSQSLFGIKTQLQFGRLTVTSVFSQQRGKKQEVETSGGAQTSYFDISADNYEYNKHFFLANYFRENYDNSMATMPIISSTVNITKVEVWITNTNISSTTNIRNVVGFMDLGEPNFYHQSGYITQNSGTYPDNKVNSLYDKVSNLEPVRNFLQANSYLNNQTQLEFAIDYDVAQGARLLTPAEYTFHPQLGFISLNQTLNPDQVLSVAFQYTVGGSPDIYQVGEFSTDGINGEKALVLKLLKSTNLNTQIPLWDLMMKNIYSIGAYSVNKEGFKLDVVYNSIEQGINIPYLPEGAYRGRPLIQVLGLDRLNAQEDASSDGVFDFLPGRTINPQNGRIYFPVIEPFGSHLRKQITGGDDNLQTVANKYVFEPLYDTTKIAAQQRPDLNRFRIKGSYQSTSSSEISLNAMNVPQGSVVVTAGGATLVEGSDYTVDYTLGRVKIINASLLESNTPIKVSLESNQLFAIQSKSLFGTHLDYKISNDFTVGATIMNLTERPLTQKVNFGDEPMSNTIWGLDANYRTDAPILTKLVDKLPFLATKEMSTITFQGEFAHLIPGNSKAIGKEGVSYLDDFEGSQSVIDIRSSFAWSLASTPQKQTNLFPEANFVNDLRYGFNRAKLAWYTIDPLFWRDNNLTPTHIKGSEMQSNHYMREILETEIFPNRVPPQGQVMNMPVLDLALYPNEKGPYNYDVQPSAYSAGIDQNGLLNDPASRWAGIMRKIDQNDFETANIEYIQFWVMDPFHSDNGVATHSGGDLYFNLGNISEDILRDDRKSFEHGLPTTASVTNVDTTAWGRVSSLQSLVNAFDTKEEARPFQDIGYDGLSDEDEKTFFDNIYLANIASIYGVNSPAYQKALQDPSGDNFKYFRGTAQDDDQRNILERYKEFNGVEGNSKTSQNETEAFPTASSPSPNIEDINRDNTLSTNESYYQYKVSLRPQDMVVGQNYITDKVTGSGKTKDGEQIDVDWYQFKIPVRNPEKVIGGIQDFTSIRFVRMFLTGFTDSVICRFGRLELVRGEWRKYLYDLRSPGEYLADDASGSTLFDVGAVNIEENGVKTPVNYILPPGIDRVIDAANPQLRRLNEQSMVLKACDLEDGDAKAAYRNTNFDVRSYKKLKMFVHAEALNNQVLNDGDLRLFVRLGRDYNENYYEYEIPLVVTPPGKYNGDSEADRIKVWPLINEIDLPFELLTALKLDRNAAQVPFNIPYTRKNGEHVLAVVGNPQLSEISSIMIGVRNPKKEGTDDSDDGFAKCVEIWVNELRLSDFDKRNGWATTGRVSAKLADFGDVTVAGNMSTPGFGSIEKKISERQRADIRSYDLSGNFRMGRLLPENFNLSIPMFLGYSEGFINPQFHPNDPDIEFDDLLKIDDKSVRDSIKESVQDYTRRRSINFANVKKEKGKGASKSRIYDVENLSFTYSYNEIFKRDINTEYNETKLYRGAVMYSFSTSPKNIKPFSKSKLLNKSKYAKLITDFNFNLMPSRLSFSTSLDRMFNEVQIRNNSGFADYVIPPTFNKNFTMTRMYEVRHDITKSLKFDFTATNNARIMEPDGKIDTQEKKDSINQSLKELGTNVLYNHAMNLNYTWPINKFPLTDWVNLTTRIGGTYDWMRAPFAANELGNTIKNSRSEQWNGQFNFLTLYNKVPYLKKVNQKYSGKGGARQAPKPPVPKPALPDSLKGKEKEKDPNKFNIYEQSARVIMSVKNASFTYTDNSGTILPGYSKPTTLLGMDNFNAPGWGFISGHQDTSFAMRAVREGWLMEESLLMTPYATTNSKNFNARTNIEPLKDLRLELNVTRNVGKSNSEFIRWNDDLGEFVRESRMETGNFSMSYVSWNTSFIRDLEDGSSPVFQQFMDNRIAISNKLANEREAETGLPVGVNQDGYREGYGATSQDVLIPAFLAAYSGTDANSASTSLMPKIPKPNWRITYDGLSKLDLFKKYFKSFTLSHAYRSSYNIGSYSTNMLFVENAGPGYTDKMDINDNYIPQFQIAQISITEQFSPLINMDMTWHNSLITRIELKRDRNLAFNFTDNRLQESKGNEVIVGFGYRFKNVPFPFKIGPTKTKVQSDLNCRADISVRDNRIMMRSIDDNLHQPTGGQRIISIKLAADYVLNSRVNLRLFFDKILTSPVITNSFPSSNTNAGISLRFTLS